The proteins below are encoded in one region of Triticum aestivum cultivar Chinese Spring chromosome 1B, IWGSC CS RefSeq v2.1, whole genome shotgun sequence:
- the LOC123113327 gene encoding tubulin gamma-2 chain, with amino-acid sequence MPREIITIQVGQCGNQIGMEFWKQLCLEHGIGKDGLLEDFATQGGDRKDVFFYQADDQHYIPRALLMDLEPRVINGIQNSEYKNLFNHENIYLSEHGGGAGNNWASGYHQGEQVVDDIMDMVDREADGSDSLEGFVLCHSIAGGTGSGMGSYVLETLNDRYSKKLVQTYSVFPNQMETSDVVVQPYNSLLTLKRLTLNADCVVVLDNTALNRIAVERLHLANPTFAQTNSLVSTVMSASTTTLRYPGYMNNDLAGLLASLIPTPRCHFLMTGYTPLTVERQVNMIRKTTVLDVMRRLLQTKNIMVSSYARTKEASQAKYISILNIIQGEVDPTQVHESLQRIRERKLVNFVEWGPASIQVALSRKSPYVQTTHRVSGLMLANHTSIRHLFSKCLGQYEKLRKKQAFLDNYRKFPMFADNDLSEFDESREIIEGLVDEYKACESPDYIKWGMEDLGDANVAAALESKLVV; translated from the exons atgCCGCGCGAGATCATCACGATACAGGTGGGGCAATGCGGGAACCAGATCGGGATGGAGTTCTGGAAGCAGCTCTGCCTCGAGCACGGCATCGGCAAGGACGGCCTCCTCGAGGACTTCGCCACGCAG GGAGGAGACAGGAAGGATGTTTTTTTCTACCAGGCGGATGATCAGCACTACATACCCAGGGCTcttcttatggatctagaaccaagaGTGATCAATGGAATACAGAACAGCGAGTACAAGAACCTATTCAACCACGAGAATATATATTTGTCTGAGCATGGTGGTGGTGCCGGAAACAATTGGGCTAGTGGATATCATCAG GGCGAACAAGTCGTTGATGATATCATGGACATGGTAGATCGAGAAGCAGATGGAAGTGATAGCCTTGAGGGTTTTGTTTTATGCCACTCCATTGCTGGTGGAACTGGTTCAG GTATGGGTTCTTATGTGCTGGAGACCCTAAATGATCGATACAGTAAGAAGCTTGTACAGACATATAGTGTCTTTCCAAACCAGATGGAAACGAGTGATGTTGTTGTCCAACCATACAACTCCCTTTTAACTCTGAAGCGGCTGACACTGAATGCTGACTGTGTGGTTGTTCTTGACAATACGGCTCTTAACAGAATTGCTGTTGAACGTCTTCATTTAGCAAATCCTACTTTTGCACAAACAAACTCTTTGGTTTCCACTGTTAtgtctgcaagcacaaccaccctGAGGTATCCTGGATATATGAATAATGATCTGGCTGGCCTTCTTGCCTCCTTGATTCCTACTCCAAGGTGCCATTTTCTTATGACAGGTTATACTCCATTGACCGTCGAACGACAG GTTAACATGATACGCAAGACGACGGTATTAGATGTTATGAGACGACTTCTGCAG ACGAAGAACATAATGGTGTCATCTTACGCTCGTACCAAGGAAGCTAGTCAGGCTAAATACATCTCCATACTTAACATCATTCAAGGAGAGGTGGACCCAACACAG GTCCATGAGAGCCTACAAAGGATACGTGAAAGGAAGCTTGTTAACTTCGTAGAGTGGGGACCTGCAAGCATTCAG GTTGCATTGTCAAGAAAATCACCATATGTTCAAACCACCCACAGG GTTAGTGGTTTGATGTTAGCAAATCATACTAGCATCCGTCACTTATTCAGCAAATGTCTGGGGCAGTATGAAAAGCTGAGGAAAAAGCAAGCCTTTCTTGACAACTACAGGAAGTTCCCGATGTTTGCG GACAATGATCTCTCTGAATTCGACGAATCTCGAGAAATTATAGAGGGCCTGGTTGACGAATACAAGGCTTGCGAATCACCTGACTACATCAAATGGGGGATGGAG GACCTTGGAGATGCAAATGTTGCGGCCGCACTTGAGTCGAAGTTAGTTGTGTAA
- the LOC123113336 gene encoding dihydrolipoyl dehydrogenase 1, chloroplastic, translating into MHSVSISASASASAIASGGARSKAAAGRRPGEIRFCGLRGDALACGSLRASHAAAATRRAVLRAAASANGAAGSGDGFDYDLVIIGAGVGGHGAALHAVEEGLKTAIIEGDVVGGTCVNRGCVPSKALLAVSGRMRELHDEHHMKSLGLQVSSTGYDRQAVADHANNLASKIRSNLTNSMKAMGVDILTGFGKIVGKQKVRYGKVGFPEKEITAKNIIIATGSVPFVPKGIEIDGKTVFTSDHALKLESVPDWIAIVGSGYIGLEFSDVYTALGSEVTFVEALDQLMPGFDPAIAKLAQRVLINPRKIDYHTGVFASKITPAKDGKPVLIELIDAKTKEHKETLEVDAALIATGRAPFTNGLGLENINVVTQRGFIPVDERMQVTDADGNVVPNLFCIGDANGKLMLAHAASAQGISVVEQISGRDHILNHLSIPAACFTHPEISMVGLTEPQAREKADNEGFEVSVVKTSFKANTKALAENEGDGIAKMIYRPDTGEILGVHILGLHAADLIHEASNAIALGTRLQELKLAVHAHPTLSEVLDELFKAAKVNSGVSHSVNEPVAA; encoded by the exons ATGCactccgtctccatctccgcctcgGCCTCCGCCTCGGCGATCGCCAGCGGAGGCGCCAGAtccaaggcggcggcggggcgccggccCGGCGAGATCCGGTTCTGCGGGCTCCGGGGAGATGCTCTCGCGTGCGGCTCGCTGCGGGCCTCACACGCCGCGGCGGCCACCAGGCGCGCGGTGCTGAGGGCGGCTGCGTCGGCGAACGGCGCGGCGGGGAGCGGCGACGGGTTCGATTACGACCTCGTAATCATCGGAGCCGGCGTTGGTGGTCACGGTGCCGCGCTCCACGCCGTGGAGGAG GGGTTGAAAACCGCCATTATCGAGGGAGACGTTGTGGGTGGGACCTGTGTGAACAGAGGCTGTGTTCCGTCCAAAGCACTTCTTGCTGTCAGTGGTCGGATGagagagcttcatgatgaacatcacaTGAAGTCCCTGGGTCTGCAG GTTTCTTCAACTGGATATGACAGACAAGCTGTTGCCGATCATGCAAATAATCTTGCCTCCAAAATCCGAAGCAACTTGACTAATTCAATGAAGGCTATGGGAGTGGATATATTAACTGGATTTGGCAAAATTGTG GGAAAGCAAAAGGTACGATATGGAAAAGTAGGTTTTCCAGAAAAAGAAatcactgcaaagaacatcatcatTGCCACTGGATCAGTTCCTTTTGTTCCCAAGGGCATAGAAATTGACG GCAAGACTGTATTTACTAGTGATCATGCATTAAAACTTGAATCAGTTCCGGACTGGATAGCTATTGTTGGAAGTGGTTATATTGGACTTGAATTCAGCGATGTGTACACAGCTCTAGGAAGCGAG GTTACCTTTGTTGAAGCTCTTGACCAGCTGATGCCTGGTTTTGATCCTGCAATCGCAAAATTGGCTCAGAGAGTCCTTATCAATCCAAGGAAAATTGACTATCACACTGGTGTTTTTGCAAGCAAG ATTACTCCGGCAAAGGATGGAAAGCCTGTGTTGATTGAACTCATTGATGCCAAAACGAAGGAACACAAAGAAACCCTTGAG GTGGATGCAGCCCTTATAGCCACTGGAAGAGCACCATTCACCAACGGACTTGGCTTGGAAAAT ATTAATGTTGTTACACAGCGTGGTTTTATTCCTGTTGATGAGCGGATGCAAGTCACGGATGCTGATGGCAATGTG GTGCCGAATTTATTTTGCATTGGAGATGCGAATGGTAAACTCATGCTTGCCCATGCTGCCAGTGCACAGGGAATCTCAG TCGTTGAGCAAATCTCTGGGAGGGACCACATTCTAAACCATTTAAGCATCCCAGCCGCTTGTTTCACTCATCCAGAAATCAGTATGGTTGGGCTGACAGAG CCACAAGCCAGAGAAAAGGCTGACAACGAAGGATTTGAGGTAAGTGTTGTTAAGACCAGTTTTAAGGCCAACACAAAAGCTTTGGCAGAAAATGAAGGCGATGGAATTGCTAAG ATGATCTACAGACCTGACACGGGAGAAATTCTTGGTGTTCACATCTTGGGTTTGCACGCTGCTGACCTCATCCATGAGGCATCAAATGCCATTGCCCTAGGAACTCGGTTGCAA GAACTTAAGCTTGCTGTCCATGCACACCCAACATTATCCGAAGTGCTCGACGAACTCTTCAAAGCGGCCAAG GTTAATTCAGGTGTCTCTCATTCTGTAAATGAACCAGTTGCAGCCTAA